Genomic DNA from Phycisphaerae bacterium:
TTGAACCACACACCGCAGCAGGACATCGGGGCCTTGCTGGTTCAGTCGCAGCTCGGCGAGATAGCGGTGACGCCCTCTGACGCCGGCGAGGAGGTCACGCACGCGTTCGGGCTGTGCGGCTCCCGTCATTTCCTGCGGCTGAGCGACGATCAAACCCGGACCCGATGCAACGGAGTCAATCCTGAAGTACTGCCGGAATACGCGTTCGGCAACCGGCTGCACGGCGGCGACGTCGGTGTTGGCAATTCGTCTTCCTGCCGCGCCGGCACCGCGACTGACGCTGGATGGAGAACGGTCAATCGAACTGGAGCAGCCGCCCCAAAACATGGCGATGGCGGTCGCGGCGATCAACCGCCGCCGTCCAATCCGGATCCTTCTTTGAATGTGCATGGGCTGAACTCCGCGGGAGACTCTGGCGCCTCAATGGATTCACAACGATCAGCACGAGGTGCATTATGCGATGGTTCGCAGGGTAGTTCAAGAAAATGATGTCGTGGCGGGTCTGCGCCGGCGAGCTATAATCGTGCGGCATGGGCGGAATCCTGACCTTGGTTTTGATGAATCTCACGGTGCCTGGCAGCGGCCTGATTCTTCTGGGAAGGGCATGGCTGGGCTTTGCGCTGGCCATATGGTTCTGCTTGGCTGCGGTCATCGCCGTCTCCGGACGATACATCGCCCCGGTCAGCATCCCCTGGGGGGTCACCGCCGTCGCGGCCGCTCTCGCGTTGATGGCGTGGCTGATCGGACAAGGGCTACTGGTCTCCCGAATCCGGTGTCTTCGGGGCCGCCTGCCAGGCGCGCTGTTTTCGGTGAAGAAAACCGACACATGAGATGCTAGCGGGTGCCAACGGAGACCAGAAACAATTGTGAACAACTCCTGCAGGTGATGCCGGGAGCCGGCCGGGGTGCCGATAATAACTCTTGATTCTGCACCAGGTTGTGCACTCGGGCGCCACCCTGGGCCGCGTTGGCGGTCGGCGACGCCTGGGGAAAAGCGGTGCACTATCCGAGTTGCCCCAATCCTTCCTGGGGACACCGCTTGGACCGCCTCCCACAGGACCACTAGCAGGTTCACGAGGGCGTCAAAGATCGGCCCGGGGGCCCTAGGCGAAAACCCACAACTGGCGGTGGAAGCTGACCGATATGGAAGCTGACGGGTTTGCGAGGATATGTGCGGTAGCTTGAAGGAGCTCGCCGGCAGTGCTAGAATCCCGTGCGTCCCAGAACAACCGCCCCGGGGGTGCGATCTCCGTTAGCGATGGCCTAGTCTGTTGCAGGCGCCCGGTAGGGGCAGACAAGCTGTGTTCCCGCTCGAAGATACGGCTTACAGCGTAAATGCAACCGTGTCGGGTGGAACCGGTGAGCGGGACGCCGTCAGGAGCAGCGGGCTGATTCACAAACACCGCGCTGCCAGGAGCTAGGGATGTTTGAACGTTTCACGGATCGGGCTCGCAAAGTCATGGCCTTGGCCAACCAGGAGGCCCAGCGCTTCAACCACGAGTACATCGGAACCGAGCACATCCTCCTCGGTCTTGTCAAAGAAGGCTCCGGTGTCGGTGCCAATGTCCTGAAGAATCTCGATGTCGACCTGCGGAAGGTGCGCCTGGAAGTCGAAAAGCTCGTTAAGAGCGGCCCGGATATGGTCACCATGGGCAAGCTTCCCCAGACGCCGCGCGCCAAGAAGGTCATCGAGTATGCGATCGAGGAAGCTCGAAACCTCAATCATAACTACGTGGGGACCGAACACCTCTTGCTTGGCCTGCTCCGCGAACACGACGGCGTGGCGGCACAGGTGCTCATGAATCTCGGTCTCAAGCTGGAAGACGTCCGCGAGGAGGTTCTGAACCTCCTTGGCGCCGGCATCGAGAACGAGGAGAGCCAACCCCACGCGATGGGCGAAGCCAAAAAAGGTAAGAGCAAAACGCCGGCCCTCGATTCATTCGGGCGCGACCTGACGGAAATGGCCCGCGAAGGCAAACTGGACCCCGTGATCGGTCGACACCGCGAGATCAACCGCGTGATTCAGATTCTCTGCCGTCGCACGAAGAACAACCCGGTCCTCCTTGGCGAGGCCGGCGTGGGCAAGACGGCAATCGTCGAGGGACTGGCCCAGAAAATCGTCAGCGGCGAGATTCCCGAACTCCTGGCGGATCGCCGGATCGTCGTGCTTGACTTGGCGATGATGGTCGCGGGGACCAAGTATCGCGGGCAGTTTGAAGAACGTATCAAGGCGGTCATGAACGAGGTGATCCGCGCCAAGAACGTGATCCTGTTCATCGACGAACTCCACACCCTGGTGGGTGCGGGCGGGGCCGAGGGCGCCATTGATGCCTCCAACGTGCTCAAGCCGGCTCTCAGCCGCGGCGAGATACAGTGCATCGGCGCCACCACGCTTGACGAATATCGCAAGTACATCGAAAAGGACGGAGCTCTGGAGCGGCGATTCCAGCAGATCATCGTCGAACCCCCGACCCGCGAGGAAACCATCCAGATCCTGCAGGGTTTGCGCGACCGCTACGAGGCTCACCACCGCGTGCAGATCACCGACGAGGCGATCATGCAATCGGTCGAGCTGTCCAATCGATACATCTCCGATCGCGTTCAGCCTGACAAGGCGATCGACGTCATTGACGAGGCCGGCGCCTGTGTACGCCTCAAAACGATGACCAAACCGCCGAATCTGACCGAGATCGAGCGCGAAATCGAAAGGCTCTTGATCGAAAAGGACGAAGCGGTCAAAACCGCCGACTACGAGCGGGCCGCCGAACTGCGGGATCGCGCCGAAGTCCTGCGATCCAAAAAAGACGAAATGCAACGCGAGTGGCGCAGCCGGGCCAAGGAGGTCGACGGCATCGTCGATGCCGAAGTCATCGCCGAGGTGGTCTCGAGCATGACCGGCGTGCCTCTGACCCGCCTGGAAAAGGGCGAGGTCGAGCGGCTGCTGCGGCTGGAGGACGAACTGCATAAGCGGATCATCAGCCAGGACGAGGCCATCCGGGCCGTCGCCCGGGCCGTGCGCCGTTCACGCAGCGGCATGAAAGACCCGAATCGCCCGATGGGCAGCTTCATCTTTATCGGTCCGTCGGGCGTCGGCAAGACATATCTCGCCAAGTGCCTCGCCGACTTCATGTTCGGCAGCGAGGACGCGTTGGTGGTCCTCGACATGTCGGAGTTCATGGAGAAACACAACGTCAGCAAGCTCATCGGCGCCCCGCCGGGCTACGTGGGCTACGAAGAAGGCGGCCAGCTCACCGAACGCATCCGCCGCCGGCCGTATTCGGTCGTACTGCTCGATGAAATCGAGAAGGCTCACCCCGACGTGTTCAACATGCTCCTGCAGATCATGGAGGAAGGCCGGCTGACCGATTCTTTCGGCCGCCACGTAGACTTCAAGAATACTATCCTAATCATGACCAGCAATATCGGCGCCGATCGAATCACCAACCAGGGCGATTTCGGCTTCGGCAAGCGCGACGAAAACGTCACCTATGAGAAGATGAAAAAGATGTTGCAGTCCGAGGTCGAACGCTACTTCAGACCCGAGTTCATCAACCGCGTCGATGAACTCGTGGTCTTCCATAAGCTCATGCACGACGACCTTACCCGCATCGTCGAGCTCGAACTTGCCAAGGTCGTCAAGCGCATCGCCCAGCAGGGCCTCAAACTCGAGATCGACCAGTCAGCCAAGGAATACCTGATCGAGCACGGGACCGATGAGAAGTTCGGTGCCCGCCCGCTGCGCAGGGCGATCGAGAACCGCGTCGAGGACCCGCTGAGCGAGGCCATTCTGCGGGGCGAGTACAAAGGCCGGAACCGCATTGTCGTGAGCGCCAAGCCCGAAGGCGAGGATGGCGAAATGAAACTCGTCTTCGAAGCAATGACCGATGAAGCGCAGTCGGCGCCGGTCCCGGCGGGCTCCACTGGCGACGGGACATAGCCCGACCGCTGGATGTGGATTCGATCGGACGGCACAGGGAAACACCCAGGGAACGGCCGACCCCACGCGAGGGCGGCCGTTCTCGTTGGCAGATGCCCAAGAGAGAACTCGTCTGATTGGAGCGGCAGGCATGCTGTGGCCGACCAATCAGCCCCAGATCTGGGATTCGCAGATTTCAAATCCCAAATCGGCCCGCCGGCGCAAACCCTGCCGCATGCATGTCTTGAAGGCTGGCTTGCTTTGTTCTCCTAATCACTTGATTCTCCTGTTGCTTCGGTTACAATGTCATGGACAAGTATGAGGAGGCAGCCGGCGTAGTGGGCGGTCGGCTGTAGGCCGTCTGAGAGGTTTGGCCTGGAGTCCAATTCTGTATTCGGCATCGCCGGAGAGGAGCAGGACGTGCATAAACTGTTCTCATCGTTCAGCGGCGTCATTCTCGTTGTCATGTTGTTGAGCCCCTCGGCCGGTTCTGCGGTCGCCCAAGACTGCCAAGGCCAGTGGCTGCCCGGCGAAGGTTTGCCGGGAGTGAATGGGACGGTGTACGCAGCGACCAGTTGGGATCCGGACGGCGCCGGCCCGCTGGATGAGCTGTTGGTGGTCGGCGGCAGCTTCAACGTGGCAGGGACCAATCTCGCCAGCAACATCGCCTCCTGGAACGGCTCAACCTGGCAGCCGTTGGGCGACGGGACGAACGGGACAGTGCGTGCCCTGGCCGTCTGGAACGGCGAGTTGATCGCCGGGGGAGAGTTCGCCACGGCCGGTGGCGCGACCGTCAACTGCATCGCCCGCTGGAACGGCTCAACCTGGCAGCCGCTGGGCGATGGTACGGACGGCAGCGTGCTATCCCTGACGGTCTACAACAGCGAACTGATCGCCGGCGGCAGTTTCACGACGGCCGGCGGCGTGAACGCCAACCGAATCGCCCGTTGGAATGGTTCGGCTTGGCACCGCTGGGTACGGGAACAGACGGCGACGTCTGTGCCCTGACCATCTACGGTAGTGATCTGGTGATCGGGGGAAGTTTCGTCAGTGCCGGCGGTTCATACGTGAACTACCTGGCCCGCTGGAACGGATCGAGCTGGTCGTCCATCGGCGGCGGAATGGGCAGCGATGTGTACGCGCTGGCGGTTCATAATGGCGACTTGATAGTTGGCGGCAAGTTCAAGACCACTGCCGCCGGCTTCCACGTCTACGCCATAGCCCGCTGGAACGGTTCCACATGGCAACAGATGGACCTGGGAATGTATGCCTCCCCGATGACTGACCCGACGGTATATGCGCTGGCCGTCTACAACGGTGAACTGGTCGCCGGGGGCAACTTCGATCGGGCGGGCAACGTTAGTTTCTGGGACACGAGGTGTATCGCCCGTTGGGACGGGTCGACCTGGAAACCCCTGGGGAGCGGGCTTGGGATTGCTTGGCCTGATCCCGGGGTACGTGCTCTGACGGTGCACGGCGGTGGGTTGATTGCCGGAGGGGGGTTCATATCGGCCGGCGGAGCAGGTACGGCTCGTGTCGCTCGGTGGAACGGTTCGGAATGGCAGTCATTGGGTGGCGGCATCAGCGGAGGAGTCCTTGCTCTGACCGTCTACAACGGCGATCTGATTGCCGGAGGCGACTTCATTACTGGTGGTGCTGTTGGCGCTGACTCTGTTGCCCGCTGGGATGGCGTAGCTTGGCAGCCTCTGGGAGGCGGGATCGGCCAGACTCCGAATGTAGATGCCCTGGCCAGCTACGGCAACGAGCTGATCGTCGGGAGCAGGATGTACCGTGTTGACAACGATTTTATCGCTGAAGTCCTCGGCTGGAACGGCACGTCGTGGCGGTCATTGGGCAGCGGAATGACGGGATCAGCCGCCGATCCATACCCTCAAATCCACACACTGACGGTCTGTCTCAGGGCGAATTGATCGCCGGAGGCTACTTCACTACCGCCGGCGGCGTGACTGCCAACGGCG
This window encodes:
- a CDS encoding ATP-dependent Clp protease ATP-binding subunit — encoded protein: MFERFTDRARKVMALANQEAQRFNHEYIGTEHILLGLVKEGSGVGANVLKNLDVDLRKVRLEVEKLVKSGPDMVTMGKLPQTPRAKKVIEYAIEEARNLNHNYVGTEHLLLGLLREHDGVAAQVLMNLGLKLEDVREEVLNLLGAGIENEESQPHAMGEAKKGKSKTPALDSFGRDLTEMAREGKLDPVIGRHREINRVIQILCRRTKNNPVLLGEAGVGKTAIVEGLAQKIVSGEIPELLADRRIVVLDLAMMVAGTKYRGQFEERIKAVMNEVIRAKNVILFIDELHTLVGAGGAEGAIDASNVLKPALSRGEIQCIGATTLDEYRKYIEKDGALERRFQQIIVEPPTREETIQILQGLRDRYEAHHRVQITDEAIMQSVELSNRYISDRVQPDKAIDVIDEAGACVRLKTMTKPPNLTEIEREIERLLIEKDEAVKTADYERAAELRDRAEVLRSKKDEMQREWRSRAKEVDGIVDAEVIAEVVSSMTGVPLTRLEKGEVERLLRLEDELHKRIISQDEAIRAVARAVRRSRSGMKDPNRPMGSFIFIGPSGVGKTYLAKCLADFMFGSEDALVVLDMSEFMEKHNVSKLIGAPPGYVGYEEGGQLTERIRRRPYSVVLLDEIEKAHPDVFNMLLQIMEEGRLTDSFGRHVDFKNTILIMTSNIGADRITNQGDFGFGKRDENVTYEKMKKMLQSEVERYFRPEFINRVDELVVFHKLMHDDLTRIVELELAKVVKRIAQQGLKLEIDQSAKEYLIEHGTDEKFGARPLRRAIENRVEDPLSEAILRGEYKGRNRIVVSAKPEGEDGEMKLVFEAMTDEAQSAPVPAGSTGDGT